From the genome of Sphingopyxis sp. DBS4:
ATTCAGCTTTCGCCCGGCCGTCGAAAGCAGGACGAGGCCGCAGACGTCGGGATCGTTCGCGGCGGCGAGCGCGACGAGCCCGCCCTCGCTATGGCCCGCGACCCAGATGCAGGGCCGGCCGGAGCGCTCCTTGAGCATCTTGACCCAACTCGCGACGTCGGCGGCATAATCGCCGATCGTTACCTTGTTGGGGTCAGCGATCGCGGCCTTGCTGCCGAACATGCCGCGCTTGTCGATGCGCGCGGTCGTAACGCCTTTGGTCGCCAGTGCTTCGGCCAGCAGCCGATAGGTCGATGCCGCGACGCCCAGCGGATTGTTGCCGTCACGGTCGGTCGGCCCCGATCCGGGGATGATCAGCATCACCGGCGCGTCGGGCGCTTCGGCGGTCAGCAGCGTGCCCGCGAGCGGACCGGCCGGACCGGGCGCCTCTATCCCGGCACTTTGCGGGACGGCCGCCACGGAGACGCCGGCCAAAGCGCCGGCCGCCGCGATCGCGACAAAAAGCCTGGCTGTTTTCATGTGTCGTCTCCGCTTTCCGCGCGCGGGCGTCCGCGCTTCGGCTGTTCGCTTGGCTTGAAGCTCACGCCGCGGCGGCCAAGCGCTTCACGCAGCAGGATTTCGATCTCGGCGTTGGCGCTGCGCAGTTCGGCGGCCGCCAGCCGCTCGATCGCGGCGAAGAGCGCCGGATCGAGGCGGAGGGCAAAGGCTTTCTTGGCGGGCGCGGGCATCGCTCGATCCTCAATAGAGCGAGCCGGCGTTGACCACGGGCTGGGTGTCGCGCTCGCCGCACAGGACGACCATCAGGTTCGAGACCATCGCCGCCTTGCGCTCGTCGTCGAGCTCGACGACATTTTTTTCGCTGAGCTGGGTCAGCGCCATCTCGACCATCGTCACCGCGCCCTCGACCAGCTTCTTGCGCGCCGCGATCACCGCCTCGGCCTGCTGGCGGCGCAGCATCGCGCCGGCGATTTCCTGCGCATAGGCCAAATGGGTGAGGCCGCATTCGTCGACGGTGATGCCCGCAACCTCGAGCCGTTCGATCAGCGCCTTCCTGAGTTCGACCCCGACCTCGTCGTGATTGCCGCGCAGCGTGATCTCCTGATGCTCGATATCGTCATAGGGGTAGCGCGAGCCGATCGCGCGCACCGCGGCCTCGATCTGCGCCATGACGAATTCCTTGTAGTCGTCGACGTCGAACAGCGCCTGCGCGGTGTCGGTGACGCGCCACACGACCTGCGCCGCCATCTCGACCGGATTGCCGCGCAGGTCATTGACCTTGATCTTGTCCGAAATGACGTTGTTCGCACGCACCGCGATCTTCTTGCGCGACAGCCAGGGGAGGATCCAGCGCAGCCCGGTCTCGCGGTCGGTGCCCTTATAGGCGCCGAACAACTGGATCGCGGCGGCTTCGTTCGGGTTGATGAGATAGAAGCCGCAAAGGATGAGCGTACCCGCGATTGCGGCGAGAATCACGACCACCCATTTCCAGACGAGCTGAACTTCCGCCGCCCCGTTGCTGATCCCCGCCCACAGCGCAACGCCGAGCAGCGCGAGCCAGATCAACAGCATCAGATAGCCGCTTTGCGTATTGGCGCGCGTCTCGCGACTGCGGTTCAGCGCCGGTGTCCCACTCTCGACCATGTTTCCCTCCGAATCACTCGATATAAAGATGATATCATATTTATATCGTTTTCGAGGACGGTCAATCGGGATTGTGGAGGCGAGTGTCGTGATGACAGCTTAGGAGTGAAAGCGGATGTTCCCCCCATTCGTCATTCCCGCGAAAGCGGGAACCCAGAGCACGCGTCGGCCGACCCCACTCTGGGTTCCCGCTTTCGCGGGAATGACGAAGTGATTGAGATGCGGAGTGTCGCCTTTCGACCGTCAACGGACATCCGCCAGACAAAACAAAGGGGGCGCGGCGGCCCCCTTTGCTCCCCGGTTAACCGTTAACTCCTGGTCTATTCGACCGGAACCCCCGCTTCGCCAGCAAGGCTTTCACGTCGGGATCGCGACCGCGGGGGGCGATCTTGCTATCGTCGTGCGTCGCCCTCGACGGGCTTCTCACCCTCAAGATATTCGATGGCCTTCGCTTTCGGCGATACATGGAGGTTCAGCAACGTGTGCATCAAGACGAGTTGGCCGGCCGAAAAGCCGGCACTGTTGCGCGCTATGACATGGTAGCCGTGCGCGTCGGCGATTTCGAAGAAGACCGTCATGCCGTCGCATACCGGCCTGTCATTGTCGAAGGGTGCGGACGCCAACTGCGCCTTTTCTGCGAGCGCTTGAATTCGAGCCAGGCTGGCCGGAGGCAGAGCGATCCTCGTTTGTTCGGCGAGCGCGGGCGGCATGTCCGCTCTATGGTCGAGCGTCGAGATGAAAGCTTCGCCGCTGCGCCCGTCGCGGGATGAAATCCGAATGATCGTCGCACCATCGAACGAGGGGAGGAAGCTGACGCGAAGGACATAGGCTTGACCGTGACGATCACCCTCACGGGACAGGATGGGTTCACCGGCGGCCTGCAACGGCTTTGCAATCCAGTCCTCGGTGAATTCTCCTTCACCCTCGAATCGATCGAATGCGATATTGCCGAGCGGCAGATAGGTGGCGGCATCCCTCCCTTGTGTCTGATCAAGTGGGGCTTTGTGACGAGCCGTCCAGGCGATACCCGCCACAATTGCGATCAGGGCAGTCAGCGCCAGCAAAACGGCTCTTCGCATGACTGCCCTCTCTGGTCTATTCGGTCGGAAACCCGCGCTTCGCCAGCAAGGCCTTCACGTCGGGATCGCGGCCGCGGAAGGCGCGATAGGCTTCGGCGCGGTCGGTCTCGTTGCCGGTCATCAACAATATGGTACGGAACTTGTCGGCGACGGTGCGGTCCCACGGGCCGCCGGCTTCCTGGAACGCCGCCCAGGTGTCGGCGTCCATCGTCTCCGACCAGAGATAGGAATAATAGCCCGCCGAATAGGCGTCGCTCGAAAACAGGTGCCCGAACTGCGGCAGGCGGTGCCGCATGACGATTTCCTTCGGCATGCCGATTTCGGCCAGTGTATCGCGTTCGAACTTGTCGATGTCGGTCACCGGCACCTCGCGGTCGTGGAGCTTCATGTCAAGGATCGCGCTCGCCAGATATTCGACCGTCTCGAACCCCTGGTTGAACTTGTTCGAGGCGAGAATCTTGTCGACCAGCGCCTGCGGCATCGGCTCGCCCGTCTGATAGTGCGTCGCGAATTTCGACAGCACCTCGGGCGTCATCAGCCAATTCTCGTTCACCTGGCTCGGATATTCGACGAAGTCGCGCGGTACCCCGGCGAGCGCGGGATAATAGACGTGCTGCAGGAAATAATGGATGCCGTGCCCGAATTCGTGGAACAAAGTCGTCGCATCGTCGAGGCTGACGAGCGTCGGTTCGCCCTTCGCGCCCTCGGTGAAATTATTGTTGTTCGATGCGAGCACGTTGCGCTCGCCGCCGAGACCCTGCTCGCTGCGATAGGTCGTCATCCACGCGCCCGAACGTTTGCCGTCGCGCGCGAAATTGTCGAGATAGAGGACGCCGACATTGGCATTCGTCTTGAGGTTATAGACCTCGAACGTCTTCACCTTGGGGTCGAAGACCGGGATCGTCCCGGTGTTTTCGCGGAAGCCGAGGTCGTAGAGCTGCCCCGCCTCCCAGAACATCGCGTCGCGCAGCTTGTCGAGTTGAAGATAAGGCTTCACCTCGCTTTCATCGAGGTCGTATTTCGCCTTGCGGACCTTTTCGGCATAATAGCGATAGTCCCACGGCTCGATCGTCAGCTTCGGACCCTTGCCGGCCTTGGCTTCGGCGTCGGCGATCGCCTGCATGTCGGCGACTTCCTCGTGGACGCGCGCGACCGCGGCGGGCCAGACCTTCATCATCAGGGCCATCGCGTTTTCGGGCGTCTTCGCCATGGTGTCAGCCATGCGGTAGTTCGCATGGGTCGCGAAGCCGAGCAGCACCGCGCGCTCCTGGCGCAGTTTCAGAATATCGGCGATCGTCGCATTGGTGTCGTTGGCGTCGCCATTGTCGCCGCGATTGACGAAGGCGCGCCACACCTTTTCGCGCAGGGCGCGGTTGGTCGCGTTCTGGAGCACCGGCTGCGCCGAGGAGCGGGTGTTCTTGATCGCCCACTGGCCGGGCTTGCCCTGCGCCTCGGCGGCGTCGGCGAGCGAAGCGACGAAGCCCGGCGCGAGGCCGTCGAGTTCGGCCTTGTCGGTGACATAGGTATAGAGCTTTTCGTCGCCGAGCAGCTTCGACGAAAAGGTCGAGAACAGCCCTTCGAGCTTTGCGTTCAGATCGACGAGCTTCGCCTTGTTCGCGGGCGACAGGTTCGCGCCGTCGCGCACCATCTCGTCATAGCTGCGCTCGACGATGCGGATTTGCTGGGCGTTGAGGCCGCTGGTCAGCCTTTTGTCGTAGACCGCCTTGTAGCGCGCGAAGAGCTTCGGATCGAGGAACAGCTCGGTGTAGAATTTGGTGAGTTTCGGGCTCCATTCGGCGTCGATGTCCTCGACGCGGTCGTTCGACTTGTTCGACGTCTGGACGCCCCACAGGGCGAAAACGCGGTCCATTGTCTCGCCCGCGAGCTGCATCGGGACATGGGTATTCTCGAACGTCGGCTCGGCGGGATCGTCGATCACC
Proteins encoded in this window:
- a CDS encoding SPFH domain-containing protein, coding for MVESGTPALNRSRETRANTQSGYLMLLIWLALLGVALWAGISNGAAEVQLVWKWVVVILAAIAGTLILCGFYLINPNEAAAIQLFGAYKGTDRETGLRWILPWLSRKKIAVRANNVISDKIKVNDLRGNPVEMAAQVVWRVTDTAQALFDVDDYKEFVMAQIEAAVRAIGSRYPYDDIEHQEITLRGNHDEVGVELRKALIERLEVAGITVDECGLTHLAYAQEIAGAMLRRQQAEAVIAARKKLVEGAVTMVEMALTQLSEKNVVELDDERKAAMVSNLMVVLCGERDTQPVVNAGSLY
- a CDS encoding M3 family metallopeptidase translates to MTIAAETAPQPAAATDANPLLQPWTGPYEGVPPWDKLDPELFPDAFAKGMAEVKAEVQAVIDDPAEPTFENTHVPMQLAGETMDRVFALWGVQTSNKSNDRVEDIDAEWSPKLTKFYTELFLDPKLFARYKAVYDKRLTSGLNAQQIRIVERSYDEMVRDGANLSPANKAKLVDLNAKLEGLFSTFSSKLLGDEKLYTYVTDKAELDGLAPGFVASLADAAEAQGKPGQWAIKNTRSSAQPVLQNATNRALREKVWRAFVNRGDNGDANDTNATIADILKLRQERAVLLGFATHANYRMADTMAKTPENAMALMMKVWPAAVARVHEEVADMQAIADAEAKAGKGPKLTIEPWDYRYYAEKVRKAKYDLDESEVKPYLQLDKLRDAMFWEAGQLYDLGFRENTGTIPVFDPKVKTFEVYNLKTNANVGVLYLDNFARDGKRSGAWMTTYRSEQGLGGERNVLASNNNNFTEGAKGEPTLVSLDDATTLFHEFGHGIHYFLQHVYYPALAGVPRDFVEYPSQVNENWLMTPEVLSKFATHYQTGEPMPQALVDKILASNKFNQGFETVEYLASAILDMKLHDREVPVTDIDKFERDTLAEIGMPKEIVMRHRLPQFGHLFSSDAYSAGYYSYLWSETMDADTWAAFQEAGGPWDRTVADKFRTILLMTGNETDRAEAYRAFRGRDPDVKALLAKRGFPTE
- a CDS encoding alpha/beta hydrolase, with product MKTARLFVAIAAAGALAGVSVAAVPQSAGIEAPGPAGPLAGTLLTAEAPDAPVMLIIPGSGPTDRDGNNPLGVAASTYRLLAEALATKGVTTARIDKRGMFGSKAAIADPNKVTIGDYAADVASWVKMLKERSGRPCIWVAGHSEGGLVALAAANDPDVCGLVLLSTAGRKLNVVMHEQIAANPANAPIAADADAAIDALAKGEHVDVSAMHPALAQGLFNPAVQDYLIDVFRYDPALLIAKIGKPVLIVSGLEDKQVSRRDAEALAAAQPKARLVLVEGMSHTLKQVVGDGPAANIATYTNPALPIDPAVVEAIAAFVRPRS
- a CDS encoding toxin-antitoxin system HicB family antitoxin yields the protein MPAPAKKAFALRLDPALFAAIERLAAAELRSANAEIEILLREALGRRGVSFKPSEQPKRGRPRAESGDDT